TTTTAAGTCTTCTCACTATATGAATAGTAGAATTAGCCCATAGAGGAGAAGACAGTGACGCTCTTAAACCAAGCTCAAGTAGAGCAGCTAAAGGAAATAACTACACATTTACGACAAGTAAGACAAGAAAAATCCATACGCATAGAAGAAATTGCTGCTCAAACACTGATTAGAGCAGGTGTTTTGCACGCTTTAGAAGAAGAAAGATTTGAAGAATTACCTGAGCCTATTTTTCTTCAAGGCTTCATCCGTCGCTATGCAGATGCTTTAGGACTGGATGGAAATGCTTTATCACATACTCTTATAAGCAATCCAGTAGTCCGCCAAGACCCCAAGAACGATCGTAAAAATTCTGACAACAAACCAAATACATACATACCTCTTGTCGTTACCTACATTCTGTTATTGGTCGCTGCATCTGCTGGTCTTTTACATATACTTAATCCACCACAAATCACATCTGAATCTCTGACTCCAGAAGTAAATAATGAACAGTCAATAGTCAGCAAAACTAACAAATTGACAGAAAAGTAAGTACGTTGGCGCAATTAAAGCTAGCTGGCAAGGCTGTCATTTGTCCTTTGTCATTGGTCATTAGTAAAGACTTTAAGCCTATTTACGTTTCGTAACATAATTGGTTTATTTCTGCTAACTTACTTAGAGGAAGTGGCGAGTGAAGGATAAGAATTAATCACCAATGACAAATGACAAATGACAAATTCAAGATATTTGTGGTTTACGCAGATGCCAAGTAGTAGCTTGTTCATAAGCGTAAGCTACCTGAAACAATTGGTCTTCTCGCAGTACATTGCCAATTAGCTGTAATCCTATTGGTAAACCCTGGTCATCAAAACCACATGGCAAACTTAAACTAGGTAAACCAGCAAGATTCACAGGAATAGTCATCAAGTCAGTTAAATACATGCTCAAGGGATCAGTAGTTTTTTCCCCTGCTTTGAATGCTGTAGTGGGAGATGTGGGACAAACTAACACATCAACTACGCGAAAAGCCTTTTCAAAGTCTTCTTTAATTAGGGTGCGGACTTTTTGCGCTTTCAGGTAATAAGCATCGTAATAGCCAGCAGAAAGGGCATAAGTGCCGATCATAATCCGACGTTTGACTTCTGTACCAAAACCAGTGGCACGGGTACGAGTATACATCGATAGTAGGTTATCGGCATCAGGAGCGCGGTAGCCATATTTAACGCCATCGTAACGAGCCAAGTTTGCTGATGCTTCGGATGGGGCAATGATGTAGTAGGTGGGTAAGCCATAACGAAAGCGCGGACAGGAAATTATATGAATCTCCGCTCCCAAACTTTGTAATACATCTACTGCTTTGGTAACAGCTTGTTCCACTACAGAGTCTAAACCTTCACCAAAAGTTTCTTTAACGATCCCAATTCTTAGCTGACCTCTGGGTTTGAAGTCTGGTTTGAAGCTGGCGGCGTAGTTGGGAATGGCAACTTTGAGGCTGGTAGAGTCTTTGGGATCGTGACCTGCGATCGCATTTAATAATATTGCCGCATCTTCTACTGTGTTGGCAAATGGCCCAATTTGATCCAAAGACGAAGCGTAAGCCACCAAACCATAACGAGAAACCAAACCATAAGTTGGTTTCATCCCCACCACACCGCAGAAAGATGCCGGTTGCCGAATCGAACCGCCAGTATCAGAACCGAGAGCAACTACACATTCTTGGGATGACACCGCCGCAGCCGAACCCCCCGAAGAACCACCTGGAACTCGTGACAAATTCCAGGGATTAGCCGTGACTTGGTAGGCAGAGTTTTCTGTGGAACTACCCATTGCAAACTCATCTAAGTTGGTTTTGCCTACCATTACGGCCCCAGCATCTGCCAGCTTTTGCGTCGCCGTTGATTCATAAGGCGGCACAAAATTCTCTAAAATTCGGGAGGCGCAAGTGGTAGGGATTCCCTTAGTACATAAATTGTCCTTAATCCCAACAGGAATGCCTGCTAGTAGCCCGATTTCTTCTCCGGCAGCAATTTTGGCATCCACAGCACCCGCCTGCTCTAATGCCCGTTCTGCGGTAACACATAAAAAGCTATGTAATTTCGGCTCTAACGCTTCAATGCGCTCTAAAGCTTCTTGGGTAATTTCAACGGCAGAACGTTCTTTTTTAACTAGTTGTTGGTGCAACTCGCGGATGGATGCCATGATTGCTCTCTTTGTGACTCAAGTCATTGATTTTAGTACATATTGGCCGATATGGGTATTGGGAATGGGTATTGGGAATGGGGAATTGGGCATGGGGCATTGGGCACAAAAGGCAGAGGGGCAAGGGAGCAGGGGGTAAGGGGGAGAATTAAAAGTTACTTCTTTCCCCTTTGCTACCTTATTCCCTAACTCTCCACTGTTAATAAATAAGACTCATACCTCTAAAGAAATAAGTAATTGTGGGGTTGGAAAAATTGCGAGCCTTAAACAAAATAATATTAGGAATTTAACATCATCCGTAAATAGAGGGACTACAATCAAAACGGACAAATGTTTCATGCTCCAATAAAGATAGGATTACAAAGCTATGTCCGACTTAAATCGAGGAATTATGAAATTTGAGGGTGCAGATTCCCCAAAAGTAGTCACTATCTCTACCGTGTTGCTTCTGGGATCGATCGCTGCTCTCATCATCTGGGCGCTGCAAGCTGCCTATGCGCTAAACTAAAACCATTAGTAGTCTAGAAGGGCACTTGTCTTAAACGGTTTCCGTCGTAGCCAAGTGTCCATTCCATGACTAATAAATAAAAGCGCCCTAATTACCATCAAAAATTTCAGAAAAACTTTAGATTTTAGATTTGAGGTTTTAGATGGAAAATTTAAATCTAAAATCCAAAATCCAGAATGTTTGAACCTTGGGGTGTTTTAGTTATTTTAATTATCTGCCCCCTCTTGGGCGGATTACCCCTGATTGCATGGATAGCTTACGCGCTTACGGGTAAGCAATTATCACAAGTTGGTACACGAAACATTAGTGTATCAGCTGCCTTTTATCACGGTGGTAAGTTTGTCGGAATTCTGGCAGTCTTGTCAGAAGCTTTTAAAGGAATTGCGGCAGTTTTCCTCACCCGTCTTTTCTTCCCAGAGGGATCGTTTTGGGAATTGATTGCCCTGATCGCTCTGGTAATTGGTAGATACTGGATAGGCAGAGGAGCAGGTACAACAAATGTCGTCTGGGGTTTTGTCGTACACGATCCCCTGGTGGCAATATTTGTCTCTTTCTTTGCAGGTATTAGCTTTACAATTCTGCAATCAAAACAGGCAGTCAAATATGGGGTTTTGCTTCTCTTTCCACTGTTTGTAGCAATTTTGCATCTAAGCGATATCCCCAGAATGCTTGCTGCTGTGGCTTTAGCTGGTTTAATGGCCTGGATTTATGCAAAAATCCCAGATGATATGAACCTACCAGCTCAAGAGGCACAAACAGAATCGCAAGCGATGTTGGAATTTTTACGGGGCGATGTCTACAACGGGCTACGCCAACGCGCGATGGTTTCTTTAGATGAAGAGTTGGATGCTGCTATTGTCGGAGAAAAGGCGGCTACATTATCCCAAATTAAACGTTGGGGCTATCCAGTCCCGAAAGGATGGGTACTAGCGCCAATCGACGATCCAAAAGTGTTGACAGAATTTCTCCAGCCATCAGAATTATCCCCCTTGGTGGTGCGTTCCTCCGCTATTGGCGAAGACTCAGAACATTCTTCCGCAGCTGGGCAGTATGAAACAGTTTTAAATGTTACTAGCCCAGAGGCATTACAGCAAGCGATCGCTCAAGTTCAAGCTTCTTACAATCATCCATCTGCTGTACAGTATCGGCGTGATCGGGGCTTAAACGATACAGCAATGGCTGTGTTGATTCAACAACAAGTCCAAAGTGTATATTCTGGCGTTGCTTTCAGCCGCGATCCCATTACTCAGCAAGGTGATGCAATCATCATTGAAGCCCTTCCAGGCAGCCCGACGCAAATCGTTTCGGGAAAAGTCACACCAGAACAATATCGCGCTTTTGTCGTTGAAACAGAAAAATCCTCCTCTGTGCAATTAGAGGGTGAAGGACGAGTTCCCCAAGCATTAATTAAGCAAGTTGCATATTTAGCTTACCGACTCGAAAAACGTTATCATGGCACTCCTCAAGATATTGAATGGAGCTACGACGGTCAAACGCTTTGGGTGTTGCAATCTCGACCAATCACCACTTTATTACCAATTTGGACGCGCAAAATCGCTGCTGAAGTGATTCCTGGAGTAATTCACCCCTTAACATGGTCAATTAATCGTCCTTTAACTTGTGGAGTTTGGGGAGAATTTTTTACTATAGTTTTAGGCGATCGCGCTTTGGGGTTAGATTTTAATGAAACGGCAACTCTTCATTACTCCAGAGCCTACTTTAATGCATCCCTCTTAGGAAACATTTTTCTCCGTATGGGATTGCCGCCAGAAAGTCTGGAATTTTTAACCAGAGGAGCTAAATTAAGTAAACCGTCCTTGCAGTCAACCTGGGAGAATTTGCCAGGACTAGGGAAGTTGCTAAAGCGGGAATTAAACTTAGAAAAAGACTTCAAGCAAGATTATCACCAACGGTTTATTCCTGGGTTGTCGCAGTTAGCGCAAGAGAATGTAGATAATTTGGAACCAGCCAAGCTGCTAATCAGAATTGACTTTATTCTAGAGTTGCTGCGCCACGGGACATATTACAGTATTTTAGCTCCCTTAAGTGCTGCCTTGCGACAAGCGATTTTTCGGGTGAAGGATGGCCAAATTGATAATAGCGTGACTCCAGAGGTGGCGGCATTGCGATCGCTCAGTGCAATAGCTACAGATGCCAAGCAAGTATTGCTTGAGTTTGAACCACAGCAGGTATTTGAGCAGTTAAAGCAAACCCCAGAGGGAGAGAAAATCCTGCAAGAATTTGACGAATTGCTTCAGGATTACGGCTATTTAAGTGAAGTGGGAACTGATATTTCCGTTCCCACTTGGCGGGAAAATCCCCAGATGATTAAGCAGATGTTTGTGCAATTAATGCAGGGGAACGAACCACGATCGGGTGCTAAAGACGCGATTAATAGCATCTTTGCTGGTAAGCGCAAACGTTCTTTTGTCCAACGGCGTGTGGATATTAAAGGGCGAGTTACCGAGGTTTATTCACGGCTGTTAGCTGAATTGCGTTGGAGTTTTGTCGCTTTAGAGAAGATTTGGTTAAAGTCAGGCTTACTCCAGAAAGCAGGAGATATCTTTTTTCTCAACTTTGATGAAGTGCGGCGTTTAGTTGTAGGTGACGATTTTAGGTTAATTGAGGAGTTAGATAAGTTAGTGGAATCGAGGCGATCGCAATTCGTTCAAGATAGTGAGATCATTCAAGTGCCACTTTTAGTTTACGGCAATACACCTCCGCACCCCTTAGCTCCTTCTGCACTCTACTCTGACCAAATTTTACAAGGGATTGGAGCCAGTCACGGGCAAGCTGAAGGCAGGGTGAAGGTGTTGCGAAATTTACAAGACGTGCCAGAGATTGACCGAGATACGATTCTGGTAGTACCTTACACAGATTCCGGCTGGGCCCCTTTGTTATTAAGGGCTGGAGGATTAATTGCCGAAGTTGGTGGACGGCTTTCTCACGGTGCGATCGTGGCTCGTGAATACGGAATTCCTGCTGTGATGGATGTTCGGGGTGCTACATGGCTTTTGCAAGATGGTCAACGGGTAAGGATTGATGGATCTAGGGGTATTGTGGAATTATCTAACGATTTAAGACCCGAATGATTACCAATTCTCTGAAAGACTTACCAGAAGAATCTGTCTCTCACAATCCCGAAATCAAGAAAAAGGTGATGTTACGCTTCGGCGATTTGCCTCACCTAACTAACTTTTCTCAAGCGCGTTTTGCTCCCGGACAAACCGCACCAGGACACGCACATCAAGATATGTGCGAAGTATTCTTTGTGGAAGCTGGTTCAGGAGTAATTCATATTGATGGTACAGAATACCCCCTGCTTCCAGGGAATTGCGTGGCGATAGAAGTGGGAGAAGTACATGAAGTTGTCAATAGTGGCTCAACTGAGCTTGTTTTGACCTACTTTGGTTTGCGTGTGGAAAAATCAGCGTAATTATTGGAATATCAAAATATTAGTGAGGGTTCAACAATGTTGTGCCCTCACTAATATTTTGTGGATGTTGTTTAAAACAAAGATAAATTTGTAGAATCCTAATATACCAAAGGTGTAGCGCCGCGCATCTGACGTAAAGAATTTATACAAGCAGGACAATCGCAGCCAAATAAGTTGATTGCCACATTGCTTTCTTCGTCATTGAACTCCAGCATGGGAGCATCTTCTTGAGAAAACTCTATTTCACGCTGATAGTTAGGAATTTGAGCCAATACAGAAGCCCTGGCACATACTAAACCCACTTTATGTTTATTGCGGATACAAGATAGACGGTCTGTGCTTTGGGTTGCTGGTTCTGGCTCTATAGCTTGTGCTTGATTCAGCATTACCCCCATAGAGAGAATGGAGCTAATCAGCACAGGAGAAGAAAGCAAACTCAGTAAGAATTTGTTCATTGATTTTCTTATAAAACAATTGCGATCGCTCAAGTTATCCGATTAAATTTTACAGTGCAAGTAAAGCCTATCAGGAATATCACTAAGAGGTTGTTTGAAAAAGAGGTAAGGGAGCAGGGAGCAAAGAGGATACTTTTGTAGGGTGTGTTATCGCGTCAGCGTAACGCACCGTCAGAGATTTTCAGTGTGTTATGGACTTTAAGGACTTACGTGAAAATAAAGTATCAGTAAACCGAGTGTCGAAACCCGTCTGGTTGGGATACTCTTAACCCGCAGATCCCTTAGTCCTAACGCACCCTACTTAAGATTTACTTTATAAATAGTCTCTTAATGGATTGAGGCTTATCTGCTAGCTAAAAAAATCTTTGTGAGCAGCAACAAGCATTTGAGCCTGTCTTAAAACGTTTCCGAATAAATAAATAGGAATCTGCCAAGCTGCAACAGTAACTTCTTTAACTATATCTTGTACACTAATTGCTATTAATTCATGCTCTGGCGGCTCTCCTTCAACGACACCAGACCAAGTAAAAGCTAATAAAAAATCATCCTCTCCAGGCAATGATGCAATTAAGCATTCTTCTGGCGTTGGCTGGCAAATAATCCCATATTCATTTGCAAGTTCTACAAGTTTTTGAAAGTTGTTTATGTTCGTCATTTTTCTTTTGGATGTAATTGAATTTCAGCTTTAGAAAAATCATATTTTTGTCTCCATCACTCAACTTAGTTGCTCCATAGCATAAATTAAAAATTACGAATTATTAAGGAGTTATTGGAGTCTGATCGGGCTTAAGTCCAAAATCTTACCGCGATCGCTTGGTTGCATCAGCAACAATTGTTACTGTTTTAAAAAATTCTGAACTACCTACTTTTTCAGTTAACCTTATTTACATACACCTCCCTTCGTTATCATTTAAATATTGATGCCCTAACTTGATTCAGGCTGACGCAGTGCATTGAGTATTGCGATCGCTTTTGGGGGAACTGCTGTAAACCGAAGCAGAAAAAGATGCTCGTCAACATTAGACTGTTGGATCACCTTGGCATAGATATGTTCTTCTTCTGTAGGCATTTCTGCTTCAATCAATAGCTTGAGTTTGAGATTACTCAATATTTCTAAAGAATCTAACGATCGCAATTGCGCCCCTTTTTCAGATAGGCTAATCAATGCTCCCAGAAATACTTTGCCCACTGCATATTTTCCCTGTAAAATGGTGTATTTTACAGGTACTTCTTGATTGAGAACGATCATTTCATCATCATCATCAGGCAAGAATAAATTATATTTACCGCCAATGCCACGAATTTCACAAATTGTCACAGGGTGTCTCATCCCTTTGGGTTCTATTTGTAATTGCCCAGCAATTTGGAGGTCAATATTGGCATCTTTACAGGTATTTTCAGAAACTAAAATCTGTCCTCCCACTGTATAAGATTCAATTCGAGCAGCCAAATTAACATGACTGCCAATAACTGTATATTGAGCGCGTTTTTGAGAACCTACATTTCCTGCTACGGCTTCCCCTGTATTCATCCCAATTCCCATTTCGAGGATTGGGAAATTCATTTGTTGATTTTTTTCGTTTACTTGCTGCATTGCCAATTGCATAGCAATAGCACAAGCGATCGCTCTTTGGGAATCATCTATGCGGCTAATTGGCGCACCAAATATCACAAAAATGCCATCACCCATAAACTCATTAATCGTGCCTTTATATTGATTAATCACATCTGTCATTGTTCCCAAATAAAGATTCAAAATCTTTACTACTTCTTCAGGTGGCAATTGTTCGGAAATAGCCGAAAATCCTCTTAAATCAGACACTAAAACCGTAACTTTTCTCCGTTCTCCCCCTAGCTTTAACCCAGAAGGAGTTTCTAGGATATTAGAGACGATTTCATCAGTTAGATAGCGGCCGAGAGTTTTTCGCATCTCGGTAGCGCTTTGAGCAATATACTGAGTAAGTGCGATCGCAGAACCAGCAAATGCCAGCAATGAAGGGACAACGGGAATCCACCAACCAGCCAAAAACGCAAGAAAACTACCACCAATTAAACCGCCACCTGCTAGCAAAACACTAACAGCCATAAGGGTTTTCTGGTTGCTACTGTGGCGTTGTAACCAACACAAGCTAGCGCCAATAATTGACCAAATTAAAATTGATAGCCATTCTAGCGGCTCAGGTAAACACTCAATCGATGAACGATCGTCCATTGCCGTACTTAAAATTTGACTAATCAAATTAGCATGAATTGTTATACCCGCCATTCGTTCTGGATCAGTCAAGACATTACTGCTATAAGGCGTATAGAATAGATCCTTCAAACTCTCAGCAGTAGCACCAATTAACACCACCTTACCCCGCATTAAGTTTGGTGGGATGGGTTTATCTTGAACTTCGCCCAGAGAAACTTTAGTAAACTGTTGTATCCGTCCTCGGTAGTTCAACAGAACTTGGTAACTTCCCGCATCTGCTCGGACATAACCCCCATCATTAGCTTCAAAAATAGGGAAAACACCCTGCTTTAACTGCAAATAATTAGAGTTAGTTGCTGCTGGCTTGGCGGTAATCCCTTCAGGCTTTAAGTACAACAATGCCAGTTTTAACCCAAAGCTTTCGAGAATCTCGTCATTTTTTAAATTTACATATAATAATGCTCGCCGAATTTTGCCATCCCCATCTATGGGTAAATCATTTGACCCAATTTGAGCGAGTCGCTTTAGTTCTGGAGACGAATCAACTGCCGAACTATCAACAGTATCAGAGACTTTTTGGACTCCAATCAAATTTGGAGTAGATTTAAAGACCTTAAGTAAAGCTTCATGACCAGGATTGACGGGTAAATCACGATAAATATCTAAACCAATCGCTCTGGGTTGTTGCTGTTTGATTTTTTCTAACAAACTGGCAAGTTTTCCATCAGACATAGGCCACTGTCCCTGCTTGCGGACATCTGCCTCATTAATTTCAACTATGACGATGCGGGTATCAGGCGATTCTTGTGGACGAAGGAGAAAAAATTGATCTAGTGCTGCCAATTCCAACAATTGCAATAATCCAGTCAAGCGTAGTGCAATCACCAGGGCTGTAATATTAGGAACAGCAAGTAAAACACCACGCCATTGCCAGATTTGCGATTTCAGCTTTGCCCACATAAGATTTAGTGCTGAGTGGGGAATAGAGAGTGGGGAGTTGGGAATTCTGCTTTAGCCCCATGCCCTTCTTTCTTAGATGTGCAACAATCGATCAATGGTTCTGAAGCGATCGCACTCAAACCTACTGACTTGAAAAATTGTCTCCAATCCAACCTCGTTTTAAAATTATTCGGCTCAGTCCGGCGTAGCTGCACCAAACTAGTCAGCGCTTCATGCCAAATCCCAGCTTCTGCATAGATGGTGGGTAACTTGTACACATTTGCCTTTGCTAACGCCTCCGACAATGATGAGCCTGGTTGAGTGCGTTCCACCCAACCTTCTACAGTCGGATTGTCGCTGGAGTCTTGAGTATTACAAACAATTGTTAGATACCAGTGATAAGTTTTACCTAGAGCAAGTGCAGGGGAACTCTCAGGAAGTTTGAAGCTAATAATTCCAGGTTTATCAGGAAGCGTAAAAGATGTTTCATAAAATACATTTTGGTCTTCAGCTAGCAGCACAAACTTAGCTGTTTTAACTTGAAATGGAGGTAAATACCAGAAAAATGTTGGATGTTGAGCAAATGTCAGTCCTAATTTATCTGGAGGCATTAAGGGAGTTATTAGTTTTTTCCCTATTAGGCAAGAGCCGCCACGGGTAGAACCACCAGCACTTGCAGGAGGTTTTCCTCGCTGTGGTGGCTTAAATGCCTGACTAATTTGCCAAGTTTTGTTGGGATGGTACGACTGAGCATGTACCTGTGCTGTTAAAGCAGAAAGCAAACCCAAAGGTAAGGAAAAGGGTAGAAAATATAGGAATGGTTTAATCCGTTTCATATTGATAATGCCTAAGTTCTAAATTATTCAAGTGAATAAATCAAGTATTCCCAAAAGCAAGATCAAATTTTTCACTCAACTACAAACTATTGGGCATAGGGCATTGGTTATTCTCCTCTACTCCCCTGCTCCCTGCCCCCCTGCTCCCTGCCCCCTGCCCCCCTGCTCCCTGCCCCCTGCCCCCTACCTCTTCCCGCCCCCTCCCCCTTTTGGTCACAATATGGGAATATATAAAGTTGTAGCTAACCGCCTACGTAGAGGTTTAACGTGGATACCATTGAAATTCCTGCTCTAAATCGGCCAGTGGATGCCACGGTAGAAATTCCCGGTTCTAAAAGTCTTACCAATCGGGCGTTGCTTGTGGCTGCTTTGGCACAAGGTGACTCCATTTTAGAAAATGCCTTATTTAGTGAAGATAGCGAGTATTTTGCTAAATGTTTAGAGCAATTAGGCATTCCCATTACACTGAATCCTCATCTAGCACAGATCCAACTAGCGGGAAGAGGAGGTGAGATTCCAGCTAAACAGGCAGATTTATTTGTGGGTTTATCAGGTACTACAGCACGGTTTATTTCGGCGCTGGTGGCGCTGGGTAACGGTGAATATCGTCTAGATGGCGTTCCCAGAATGCGAGAACGACCGATGGGTGACATGCTGACGGTGCTGGAAACGGGTGGAGCAACTGTTAACTTTGAGGGAAACTCTGGGTTTATGCCCTACACCGTCTATAGCCAGGGATTCGCTGGCGGAAATTTTTGCTTAAAAGCGAACCAAACAAGTCAGCAACTTTCGGCATTGTTGATGATTGCGCCTTACGCTCAACAGGATACGATTTTTGAGGTTGAGGGTACACTGGTTTCTCTGTCTTACATCAAAATGACCTGTCGTCTGATGGCAGATTTTGGCGTAGAGGTAATTCAAATTGGCGATAATCAATTTCAGATCAAAGCGGGTCAACGTTACCAAGCTCAACATTATACAGTAGAACCCGATGCGTCAAATGCTTCTTACTTTTTTGCCGCCGCCGCTGTCACGGGGGGACGGGTGCGCGTCAAACATTTGACTAAACAATCGTGTCAGGGTGATATTCTGTGGCTGAATGTTTTAGAACAGATGGGTTGCCAAATTAAGGATTCGGATGATTACACCGAAGTGACGGGGCCGAAGCAATTGCAAGGCATCGACATTGATATGAATGATATCTCGGATTTGGTGCAAACATTAGCTGCGATCGCACCCTTTGCCAGTTCACCGATTACCATTCGTAACGTGGAACATATTCGCTATAAGGAAACTGACCGAATTAAAGCTGTTGTCACAGAGTTGCGTCGGCTAGGGGTTCAGGTTGAAGAATTTCCAGATAGACTAAAAATTGAGCCTGGCCCCATTACCCCGGCGGAGATTGAAACCTATCACGATCATCGAATGGCGATGGCTTTTGCTGTCACTGGCTTGAAGGTTCCAGGAATTGTAATTAAAGATCCTGGTTGTACAGCAAAAACTTTTCCAGATTACTTTACCAGATTCTTTCAAATGTTAGAACAATAAGACATTGAGTTAAATAGGCCGTTAAAAACCGCATCTACACGAGGCTTTACCCACCTCCGTGGGTTTCAAACACTCAATTTTTTTTAGCCCGCCTGCGCGGACTACCCTGCGGGAAGCTGCAAAGCGTCTATGTTTGTGTAGCCGCGAATTCCATTCACTGGGGCTTAAGTTGACACTAATGCTTCAGTCCTGACTACAAACGAACGTTTTTGATAAATCCAATAATCTTTTATTCTTGATCGTTCTACAAAAATATTTTGGTTATTTAGTGACTATTTATTAGGACTTACGCAAAATATCTCTTAAACTCTGATTTCCCCGTGCCCTCTGTGCCTCTGCGGTAGCCTGCGGCAAGCCACTTCTCTACGAGACGCTACGCGAACGTGTCTACGTTATTCCGTAACTCATGCGTAAGTCCTATTTATATTACAAACTTAAATTTGATGTTATTTTACCTCTAATTAAAGTCTACTTAAACTCAGGATTCTAATATAAGGTGATTCCAACTATTTGGAGACTTATTTCCTCTGATTCAAAAGAGAAAAATCATTCATTTTTATTACTGATTAGAACACAATACGCTTGGGTTAAGAAGAATAGTAGGTTGGGTTGAGCGTAAGCCTTACCCAACAATGCCTTGATAATTTTGGGTTTCGTTTCTCAGCCCAATCTACACAACTTTTATTTTTATCCTTAACTGAACCGTATTGGATTAGAACAGTAATAAATGCCAATTTGGGAAATAAGTAAATTAGAAAAAACTCTTTCTATACCTTGCAGTGTGAATTGCTTACAGAAGTTTATTCTGAGAAAAATTGAGATGAAATTAGTTCCAAAGTTAGTGCTTGCTACTGCTACCCTGACTTTAGGTTTTGCAACTGTAGATGCAAAATCTGTATCTGCTGCGATTATTAATTACGCCTTCACAGTTGATAGTCCTATAACTAAGGGAAATGGCTTTTTTAGCTTTGACG
The Nostoc punctiforme PCC 73102 genome window above contains:
- a CDS encoding DUF928 domain-containing protein, with the protein product MKRIKPFLYFLPFSLPLGLLSALTAQVHAQSYHPNKTWQISQAFKPPQRGKPPASAGGSTRGGSCLIGKKLITPLMPPDKLGLTFAQHPTFFWYLPPFQVKTAKFVLLAEDQNVFYETSFTLPDKPGIISFKLPESSPALALGKTYHWYLTIVCNTQDSSDNPTVEGWVERTQPGSSLSEALAKANVYKLPTIYAEAGIWHEALTSLVQLRRTEPNNFKTRLDWRQFFKSVGLSAIASEPLIDCCTSKKEGHGAKAEFPTPHSLFPTQH
- the aroA gene encoding 3-phosphoshikimate 1-carboxyvinyltransferase gives rise to the protein MDTIEIPALNRPVDATVEIPGSKSLTNRALLVAALAQGDSILENALFSEDSEYFAKCLEQLGIPITLNPHLAQIQLAGRGGEIPAKQADLFVGLSGTTARFISALVALGNGEYRLDGVPRMRERPMGDMLTVLETGGATVNFEGNSGFMPYTVYSQGFAGGNFCLKANQTSQQLSALLMIAPYAQQDTIFEVEGTLVSLSYIKMTCRLMADFGVEVIQIGDNQFQIKAGQRYQAQHYTVEPDASNASYFFAAAAVTGGRVRVKHLTKQSCQGDILWLNVLEQMGCQIKDSDDYTEVTGPKQLQGIDIDMNDISDLVQTLAAIAPFASSPITIRNVEHIRYKETDRIKAVVTELRRLGVQVEEFPDRLKIEPGPITPAEIETYHDHRMAMAFAVTGLKVPGIVIKDPGCTAKTFPDYFTRFFQMLEQ